The uncultured Methanobrevibacter sp. genome has a segment encoding these proteins:
- a CDS encoding nucleotide sugar dehydrogenase: protein MKVCIMGQGYIGLPTAALFSRSHCEVVGVDINEEIINNLNRGIIHIEEPGIADIIKKSLKKNTYKASLTPEKADAFIITVPTPYITENYSCDLSYVTTACETIIPYLEKENTIIIESTIAPMSTDDVIKPIFEKAGFTIGKDLYLAHCPERVLPGRILEELVHNDRIIGGVTPECAVKASEVYGQFVEGYLMLTEAKTAELSKCMENTYRDVNIALANELAKICAEIGVNALDVIKMANKHPRVNLHSPGPGVGGHCLAIDPYFIYAKAPETAKIIKLARDTNNSMPEFVCKYVKKIIPDGKIAVLGISYKGNTGDDRESPAYEIIARLENDGYELSIHDPHLERENLVSFKDAIDGAKLILILCDHNEFKHPDYELISKKMEKPIIFDTKNIIYKVPDDVKLYNYGNLYTLE, encoded by the coding sequence ATGAAAGTATGTATAATGGGACAGGGATATATTGGACTTCCAACTGCTGCTCTTTTTTCAAGAAGCCATTGTGAAGTTGTTGGAGTCGACATTAACGAAGAAATTATTAATAACCTTAACAGAGGTATTATTCACATTGAAGAGCCCGGAATAGCTGATATCATCAAAAAATCCTTGAAAAAAAATACTTACAAAGCTTCATTAACTCCTGAAAAAGCAGACGCTTTTATTATTACAGTCCCTACCCCATACATCACTGAAAACTACAGCTGTGATTTGAGCTATGTCACCACTGCATGTGAAACAATAATTCCATATTTGGAAAAGGAAAATACTATTATTATAGAATCTACAATAGCTCCTATGTCTACTGATGATGTAATCAAACCTATTTTTGAAAAAGCAGGCTTTACTATTGGTAAAGACCTGTATCTTGCACATTGTCCTGAAAGAGTTCTTCCAGGACGTATTTTAGAAGAGCTTGTTCACAATGACAGAATAATTGGTGGAGTAACACCTGAATGTGCCGTTAAAGCAAGTGAAGTATATGGACAATTTGTTGAAGGATACCTAATGCTTACAGAGGCAAAAACCGCAGAATTGTCAAAATGTATGGAAAATACATATAGAGATGTCAATATTGCTCTTGCAAACGAACTTGCAAAAATCTGTGCTGAAATTGGTGTAAATGCACTTGATGTAATTAAAATGGCAAATAAACACCCAAGGGTAAATCTGCATTCTCCAGGTCCTGGTGTTGGAGGCCATTGCCTTGCAATTGATCCGTACTTTATTTATGCAAAAGCACCTGAAACCGCTAAAATAATCAAGCTGGCACGTGATACAAACAATTCAATGCCTGAATTTGTATGCAAATATGTCAAAAAAATAATTCCTGACGGTAAAATTGCAGTGCTTGGAATTTCATATAAAGGAAATACTGGAGACGACAGGGAAAGTCCCGCCTATGAAATTATAGCAAGACTTGAAAATGACGGATATGAACTTTCCATCCATGACCCTCACCTTGAAAGGGAAAACCTGGTAAGCTTTAAAGATGCAATAGATGGTGCAAAATTAATACTCATCCTATGTGACCATAATGAATTCAAGCATCCGGATTATGAGCTAATCAGCAAAAAAATGGAAAAACCAATTATTTTTGACACAAAAAATATAATCTATAAAGTTCCTGATGACGTTAAACTTTACAATTACGGTAATTTATATACCTTAGAATAA